One region of Limnospira fusiformis SAG 85.79 genomic DNA includes:
- the menH gene encoding 2-succinyl-6-hydroxy-2,4-cyclohexadiene-1-carboxylate synthase, translated as MPQWRVGCYSFYGELKGDRTQPIILLLHGFMGNCRDFDLAISSLPDDFCCLTIDLPGQGKTQVLAGDEAYKMPAIASGLIGLLDYLKIDNCVLVGYSMGGRLGLYLILHYPTRFKQAILESASPGLKTEIERSQRRLSDDKIADQLQNIPFEDFLNWWYSLPLFTSLKNSPIFDKIIGDRLQNNPNQLAKILINSGTGNQPPLWDKLSQNQIPLLLLVGEFDHKFQKINREITDLCTFATMIIVPGCGHNVHAENPRIWGDLILDFIG; from the coding sequence ATGCCACAATGGCGGGTGGGGTGTTATAGTTTTTATGGTGAATTAAAAGGCGATCGCACTCAGCCTATAATTTTGCTATTACATGGCTTTATGGGAAATTGCCGAGACTTTGACCTGGCTATATCCTCCCTTCCTGATGATTTCTGCTGCTTAACTATTGATTTACCAGGACAAGGAAAAACTCAGGTATTAGCAGGAGATGAAGCCTATAAAATGCCAGCGATCGCCTCCGGTTTAATTGGTCTTTTGGATTACCTGAAAATTGATAATTGTGTCCTGGTTGGATATTCTATGGGAGGTCGTTTAGGACTCTATTTGATTTTACACTATCCTACACGATTTAAGCAAGCAATTCTGGAATCAGCATCGCCGGGACTGAAAACGGAAATTGAGCGATCGCAGCGACGTTTATCAGATGATAAAATAGCCGATCAGTTACAAAATATCCCTTTTGAAGACTTCCTCAACTGGTGGTATAGTTTACCCCTATTTACATCCTTGAAAAACTCGCCCATTTTTGATAAAATTATAGGCGATCGACTCCAAAATAACCCCAATCAATTAGCTAAAATTCTCATTAATTCGGGAACCGGAAACCAGCCACCACTCTGGGATAAGTTATCTCAAAATCAGATACCTTTACTATTATTAGTGGGAGAATTTGACCATAAATTTCAAAAAATCAACCGAGAAATTACGGATTTATGTACCTTCGCAACCATGATCATAGTTCCCGGCTGTGGTCATAACGTCCACGCCGAAAATCCCCGAATTTGGGGAGATTTAATCCTTGATTTTATTGGCTAA
- a CDS encoding ParA family protein — MKTIAIYHNKGGVGKTTIAINLAASLQKQGHKILLIDLDSQANSTFATGLMKFLFVEDDDLRDRNVSHVIESGDYDFIPDVVRKTDGFNHPEIDVIPSHINLIQKQSKLNQVASYKTRLVTKLKRVEEDYDIVIIDTPPSRDIYTEIALYAADYLIIPSDLKPFANQGLPTVLEFISQIDEFRALIGKNNLEILGILPSKISTNSKFLNYVFPKQKESLLNSHNLPIMNSIIFERTVLSQCTNQTITMGDLEIPDPKSVLEFAPDSPAAMEFVQLTEEVLEKLGK, encoded by the coding sequence ATGAAAACTATTGCTATTTACCATAATAAAGGTGGAGTAGGTAAAACCACCATCGCCATTAACCTAGCCGCCAGTTTACAAAAACAAGGTCACAAAATACTACTTATCGATTTAGACTCTCAAGCCAACTCTACCTTTGCGACTGGCTTAATGAAATTTTTATTTGTGGAAGATGATGATTTAAGAGATCGCAATGTTTCCCATGTTATCGAATCAGGTGATTATGACTTTATTCCCGATGTCGTCAGAAAAACCGACGGATTCAATCACCCAGAAATTGATGTCATACCTTCCCATATTAACTTAATTCAAAAGCAGTCTAAACTGAACCAAGTTGCATCTTATAAAACCCGTTTAGTCACCAAGCTAAAACGAGTTGAAGAAGATTATGATATCGTGATTATTGATACTCCTCCATCGCGGGATATTTATACAGAAATTGCCTTATATGCTGCGGATTATTTAATCATCCCATCAGACTTAAAACCCTTTGCTAATCAAGGATTACCTACCGTCTTGGAGTTTATTAGTCAAATTGATGAATTTCGCGCCTTAATTGGTAAAAATAATTTAGAAATCTTGGGAATATTGCCATCCAAAATATCCACCAACTCTAAATTTTTAAATTATGTCTTTCCCAAGCAAAAAGAATCCCTGTTAAATTCCCATAATTTACCGATTATGAATAGCATAATCTTTGAAAGAACAGTTTTGTCTCAATGTACCAACCAGACTATAACTATGGGAGATTTAGAGATACCAGACCCCAAATCTGTGCTAGAATTTGCGCCAGATTCACCAGCGGCGATGGAATTTGTACAGTTAACAGAGGAAGTTTTAGAAAAGTTA